In Acinetobacter sp. WCHAc010034, a genomic segment contains:
- a CDS encoding DUF3108 domain-containing protein, whose protein sequence is MATFAVKTLGIAAGVSTALLFSGFASQAFAMSPFQASYQFNYNGKNMGSATRTLSKAGNGWTYVFAAKAGGIASATESSNFGFSGGSITSQSFKRTSKILIHNNTMSISFNPGAKIINTKKDDKARSFAWKSGVLDELNAELQVREDLKSGNLKSGYWIADAKEVEARKFVKQGAERVQTAYGTFDTIKVVMKHDKPGRETVFWLAPKLDYLPVKMAHQDQKSSYGLLLTGYKGPVN, encoded by the coding sequence ATGGCTACATTTGCAGTTAAAACCTTAGGGATTGCAGCCGGCGTTTCTACTGCGCTGCTGTTCAGCGGCTTCGCCAGCCAAGCCTTTGCCATGAGTCCCTTCCAAGCAAGCTATCAGTTTAACTACAATGGCAAAAACATGGGCTCGGCCACCCGCACCTTGAGCAAGGCCGGCAACGGCTGGACTTATGTTTTCGCAGCCAAGGCCGGCGGCATCGCCTCCGCAACCGAATCCAGCAATTTCGGCTTCAGCGGCGGCAGCATTACTTCGCAGAGCTTTAAGCGCACCAGCAAGATTCTGATCCACAACAACACCATGAGCATCAGCTTCAACCCGGGCGCCAAAATCATCAATACCAAGAAAGACGACAAGGCGCGCTCCTTTGCCTGGAAAAGCGGCGTGCTGGATGAGCTGAATGCGGAACTGCAGGTGCGTGAAGATTTGAAATCCGGCAATTTAAAATCCGGCTACTGGATTGCCGACGCCAAAGAGGTTGAGGCGCGCAAGTTTGTCAAGCAGGGCGCGGAGAGAGTCCAAACCGCTTACGGCACCTTTGACACCATTAAAGTGGTGATGAAGCATGACAAGCCGGGCCGTGAAACCGTGTTCTGGCTGGCGCCAAAGCTGGACTACCTGCCGGTGAAAATGGCGCATCAGGATCAGAAAAGCTCTTACGGGCTGCTGCTGACCGGCTATAAAGGGCCTGTAAATTAA
- a CDS encoding DUF2789 family protein has product MFDQQPTLELLFEQLGLDAGVGAIDRFIETHQLTMDIPLHKAAFWSQAQHDFIISHWKNDDEWAMVIDILNEQLHMENQLSGSCDL; this is encoded by the coding sequence ATGTTTGACCAGCAGCCGACATTAGAGCTTTTATTTGAACAGCTGGGCCTCGACGCGGGCGTAGGCGCAATCGACCGGTTCATAGAAACACACCAATTGACCATGGATATTCCTTTGCACAAAGCCGCATTCTGGTCGCAGGCGCAGCATGACTTCATTATCAGCCATTGGAAAAATGATGATGAATGGGCAATGGTGATAGATATCTTAAATGAGCAGCTGCATATGGAAAATCAGCTTTCCGGATCGTGCGATTTGTGA
- a CDS encoding ribonuclease I, which translates to MKYGRNEITRLALLLAGSGGCLVSAAASAAPAVHGYVMNVQLVPAVCSLDPQKHKKRKCLEGYSLNITGLYPETGQQDCLSSSSAKLPPIQAKVVARVMPDENARNALWHEIGACVPMNASQYFRTIINYAEKLKIPEELTSQETGQMQAAALRSKMLRLNPGLPAQGVQFSCQPSYAGSILTDIKICYRSNGKYKQCSSNVLSSCPPSFIIKGSF; encoded by the coding sequence TTGAAATACGGCAGAAATGAAATTACGCGGCTGGCCCTGCTCCTTGCGGGCAGCGGCGGTTGCCTTGTTTCCGCTGCAGCCTCAGCTGCGCCGGCCGTGCACGGCTATGTGATGAATGTGCAACTGGTGCCTGCAGTCTGTTCCCTCGATCCGCAAAAGCATAAAAAGCGCAAATGCCTGGAAGGCTATTCGCTGAATATTACCGGCCTTTATCCTGAAACCGGCCAGCAGGACTGCCTAAGCTCCAGCTCTGCAAAACTGCCGCCGATACAGGCCAAAGTGGTGGCCCGGGTCATGCCGGATGAAAACGCGCGCAATGCGCTATGGCATGAAATTGGCGCCTGCGTGCCGATGAATGCCAGCCAGTATTTCCGCACCATTATCAATTACGCTGAAAAGCTGAAAATACCGGAAGAGCTGACCAGCCAGGAAACCGGCCAGATGCAGGCCGCGGCCCTGCGCAGCAAAATGCTGCGCCTGAATCCCGGCTTGCCGGCGCAGGGCGTGCAGTTCAGCTGCCAGCCGTCGTATGCCGGCAGCATTCTGACCGACATTAAAATCTGCTACAGAAGCAACGGCAAGTACAAGCAGTGCTCAAGTAATGTGCTCAGCAGCTGCCCGCCTTCCTTCATCATTAAAGGCTCTTTCTGA
- the miaB gene encoding tRNA (N6-isopentenyl adenosine(37)-C2)-methylthiotransferase MiaB gives MTVQTFIPNDAEAASENTVTQPQHTPATDGAVKKLYIETQGCQMNEYDSHRMADLLGDSHGYVLTKDPKDADILLMNTCSIREKAQEKVFSELGRWRKLKEKNPELIIGVGGCVASQEGDNIQKRANYVDMIFGPQTLHRLPQMLDQHFDQIEKPKKEKIKLVDISFPDIEKFDFLPEPRVEGYKAFVSIMEGCSKYCSFCVVPYTRGEEVSRPLDDVLAEIATLAEKGVREISLLGQNVNGYRGETFEGNICTFADLLRLVAEIPGIGRLRYTTSHPLEFNDDLIQCYRDLPQMVSHLHLPVQSGSNAVLQAMKRNHTIDVYIDKIAKLRKVRPDMHLSSDFIIGFPGETDEHFEETYQFIKDMDFDHSYSFVYSKRPGTPASELEDTTPEDVKKERLSKVQKWIKRSSIDKTDAMLGTIQRVLVESVSDKDPNLLIGTADNTRYVSFIGDAAWVGRFAEIEITEIKTLNFVYGELLNLEPDVA, from the coding sequence ATGACGGTTCAAACCTTCATTCCGAATGATGCCGAAGCTGCCTCAGAAAACACTGTTACCCAGCCACAGCACACTCCAGCCACCGATGGCGCAGTGAAAAAACTGTACATCGAAACGCAAGGGTGTCAGATGAATGAGTACGACAGTCACCGTATGGCAGACCTTTTAGGCGACTCGCACGGCTATGTGCTGACTAAAGATCCGAAAGACGCCGACATTCTGCTGATGAATACCTGCTCGATCCGCGAAAAGGCGCAGGAAAAAGTCTTTTCGGAACTGGGGCGCTGGCGCAAGCTGAAAGAAAAGAATCCTGAGCTGATTATCGGCGTCGGCGGCTGCGTGGCTTCGCAGGAAGGCGACAACATTCAAAAGCGCGCCAACTATGTCGACATGATTTTTGGCCCGCAAACCCTGCACCGCCTGCCGCAGATGCTGGATCAGCATTTTGATCAGATCGAAAAGCCGAAAAAAGAAAAAATCAAGCTGGTGGATATTTCCTTCCCGGACATTGAAAAATTCGACTTCCTGCCTGAACCGCGCGTAGAAGGCTACAAAGCTTTTGTTTCGATTATGGAAGGCTGTTCCAAATACTGCTCATTCTGCGTGGTGCCCTATACCCGCGGTGAAGAGGTTTCCCGCCCATTGGATGACGTCTTGGCGGAAATCGCCACTTTGGCGGAAAAAGGCGTGCGTGAAATTTCGCTGCTGGGCCAGAACGTCAACGGCTACCGCGGCGAAACCTTTGAAGGCAATATCTGCACCTTTGCTGACCTGCTGCGCCTGGTTGCGGAAATTCCGGGCATTGGCCGCCTGCGCTATACCACTTCGCACCCGCTTGAATTTAATGATGACTTGATTCAATGCTACCGCGACCTGCCGCAGATGGTATCGCACCTGCACCTGCCGGTGCAAAGCGGCTCCAACGCGGTGCTGCAGGCGATGAAGCGCAACCACACCATTGATGTGTATATCGACAAAATCGCCAAGCTGCGCAAAGTGCGTCCGGACATGCATTTATCCAGTGACTTCATTATCGGCTTTCCGGGCGAAACCGATGAGCACTTTGAAGAAACCTATCAGTTCATTAAAGACATGGACTTTGACCACTCCTACAGCTTCGTCTATTCCAAGCGCCCGGGCACGCCCGCCTCTGAACTGGAAGACACGACGCCTGAAGATGTGAAAAAAGAACGCCTGTCTAAAGTGCAGAAATGGATCAAGCGCTCCAGCATTGACAAAACCGATGCCATGCTCGGCACCATCCAGCGCGTGCTGGTGGAAAGCGTTTCCGACAAGGACCCGAACCTCCTGATCGGCACGGCGGACAACACCCGCTATGTCAGCTTTATTGGCGATGCAGCCTGGGTTGGACGCTTCGCTGAGATCGAAATTACCGAAATTAAAACTTTGAATTTTGTTTACGGCGAGCTATTGAATCTTGAGCCTGACGTGGCGTAA
- a CDS encoding lytic transglycosylase domain-containing protein, translated as MSNKVWKLNKYCQLLALSAALACLPYAAQAADAQFNDALRAANSGNIALLQQYQYAMQNDALGYYPEYWILNSSLASQPADQIAGFAQRYPQSAMAEKLAADYVEEKVKQADFAAAQPLLQYVSNPDQAETCAVAQVRASSGDPLVYAEFKDVWLTTNAQPESCTGLGRMMLSSPLLTEQDRQQRLWGQLRAGQSGLAIATAQSIKMNLSLAQLNSIQANPMNYLWAAPKATPEDHAYLIYALGRLADSDLNSAMASARRAAEGAPADVQRALYRTVGYIGGTTVMKNNFSREVLQFLDASYGLPFSPEEAEIYARQAIRFSAWESLIRAIDGMSVTQRQEDRWQYWLARASEQRSDGASKRAAQAIFKRLAQGDDYHNLLAKDHVGQSYSSLPGNTQPDNADAQRLSQDIHFSRAFALRNVNAPDSYINREWNWAVRQAYLKQDDGLLLAAAKRATDMGWYDRAIYAADRTVSKHNYSLRYAMPHQPYVVSHSQNAGIDPAWAYGLMRQESRFVSNARSHVGAGGLMQIMPDTAKLVARQMGESYNPAALSDMNTNIRYGTFYLSMIQRQLSSSPVLATAGYNAGPNRARRWQPDDQGIAADQYAESIPLTETRDYVKHVMTNAAHYGVLLGQGAQSIGKRMQTIPMRNAQ; from the coding sequence ATGTCAAATAAAGTCTGGAAACTCAATAAATACTGTCAGCTGCTTGCTTTAAGCGCGGCCTTGGCCTGCCTTCCGTATGCTGCGCAGGCTGCCGATGCGCAGTTCAATGACGCCCTGCGCGCCGCCAATTCCGGCAATATTGCCCTGCTGCAGCAGTATCAGTACGCCATGCAGAACGATGCGCTGGGCTACTATCCTGAATACTGGATCTTAAACAGCAGCCTGGCCTCGCAGCCGGCTGACCAGATTGCCGGCTTCGCGCAGCGCTACCCGCAGTCGGCGATGGCGGAAAAGCTGGCGGCTGACTACGTTGAAGAAAAAGTCAAGCAGGCCGATTTCGCCGCCGCGCAGCCGCTGCTGCAGTATGTGAGCAACCCCGATCAGGCGGAAACCTGCGCGGTGGCGCAAGTGCGCGCCAGCTCCGGCGACCCATTGGTGTATGCGGAATTTAAAGATGTCTGGCTGACCACCAATGCCCAGCCGGAGTCCTGCACAGGTCTGGGGCGCATGATGCTGTCCAGCCCGCTGCTGACCGAGCAGGACCGCCAGCAGCGCCTATGGGGCCAGCTGCGCGCCGGCCAGTCAGGCCTGGCGATTGCCACGGCGCAAAGCATCAAGATGAACCTGTCGCTGGCGCAGCTGAACAGCATTCAGGCCAACCCGATGAATTACCTCTGGGCTGCGCCTAAAGCCACTCCGGAAGACCATGCCTATCTGATTTATGCGCTGGGGCGCCTGGCGGACAGCGACTTGAACAGCGCCATGGCCTCCGCCCGGCGGGCAGCCGAAGGCGCGCCTGCCGATGTGCAGCGCGCGCTGTACCGCACGGTCGGCTATATCGGCGGCACCACGGTGATGAAGAATAATTTCAGCCGCGAAGTGCTGCAGTTTCTGGACGCCAGCTACGGCCTGCCGTTCAGCCCGGAAGAAGCCGAAATTTATGCGCGCCAGGCCATCCGCTTCAGCGCATGGGAAAGCCTGATCCGCGCGATTGACGGCATGAGCGTGACCCAGCGCCAGGAAGACCGCTGGCAGTACTGGCTGGCGCGCGCCTCTGAACAGCGCAGCGACGGCGCTTCCAAGCGGGCAGCGCAGGCTATTTTCAAGCGCCTGGCGCAGGGCGACGACTACCATAACCTGCTTGCCAAAGACCATGTCGGGCAGAGCTACAGCAGCCTGCCGGGCAATACGCAGCCGGACAATGCCGATGCGCAGCGCCTGAGCCAGGACATCCATTTCAGCCGCGCCTTTGCGCTGCGCAATGTCAATGCGCCGGACAGCTACATTAACCGCGAATGGAACTGGGCTGTGCGCCAGGCTTACTTAAAGCAGGATGACGGCCTGCTGCTGGCGGCCGCCAAGCGCGCCACCGACATGGGCTGGTATGACCGCGCCATCTATGCGGCCGACCGGACGGTCAGCAAGCACAATTACAGCCTGCGCTATGCCATGCCGCATCAGCCTTATGTGGTCAGCCACAGCCAGAATGCCGGCATTGACCCGGCCTGGGCCTATGGCCTGATGCGCCAGGAAAGCCGCTTTGTTTCGAATGCGCGCTCGCATGTCGGCGCCGGCGGCCTGATGCAGATCATGCCGGATACCGCCAAGCTGGTCGCGCGGCAAATGGGGGAAAGCTATAACCCGGCTGCCCTAAGCGATATGAACACCAATATCCGCTACGGCACCTTTTACCTGTCCATGATTCAGCGCCAGCTGAGCAGCAGCCCGGTGCTGGCAACGGCGGGCTACAATGCCGGCCCGAACCGCGCGCGCCGCTGGCAGCCGGATGATCAGGGCATCGCCGCCGATCAGTATGCGGAAAGCATCCCCTTAACCGAAACGCGCGACTATGTGAAGCATGTCATGACCAATGCCGCGCATTACGGGGTGCTGCTGGGGCAGGGCGCGCAGTCCATCGGCAAGCGCATGCAGACCATACCCATGCGCAACGCGCAATAG
- a CDS encoding energy transducer TonB: MLKKMTFKPLSHGWWKDPVFAGAVGVAAALHLAVLTMQFAMPQESEVTTKEIAVSLRPSDAKIEHADFLAQADQQGSGKFREQHRISADMPAPMVDQTAGEQVQEALEKLQQKRELKFEEKVLMTALSWQKQAEENQRKKTADEMQSQFQAKAAMIASIEAQYLQRQQNFSRQQKIKTIDGIQAKQDNTAAYMEKFRQKVEFYGNRYYPDSAKQQNLAGEVRLMVILNQNGGIRAIRLIESSGHSILDEAAKTSVRKAAPFGGFDAKMKDISELRIVRTWRFDPAEAEFEVH, encoded by the coding sequence ATGCTGAAAAAAATGACCTTTAAGCCGCTAAGTCACGGCTGGTGGAAAGATCCGGTTTTTGCCGGCGCTGTAGGCGTGGCTGCCGCTTTGCATCTGGCTGTGCTGACGATGCAGTTCGCCATGCCGCAGGAAAGCGAGGTCACGACCAAGGAAATCGCGGTGTCCCTGCGTCCGAGCGATGCCAAAATTGAGCATGCCGATTTCCTGGCGCAGGCGGACCAGCAGGGTTCAGGCAAGTTCCGCGAGCAGCACCGCATTTCGGCCGATATGCCGGCGCCGATGGTCGATCAGACTGCAGGCGAGCAGGTGCAGGAAGCGCTGGAAAAGCTGCAGCAGAAGCGCGAGCTGAAGTTTGAAGAAAAAGTGCTGATGACCGCGCTGAGCTGGCAGAAGCAGGCGGAAGAAAATCAGCGCAAGAAAACCGCAGATGAAATGCAAAGCCAGTTTCAGGCCAAAGCCGCGATGATTGCCAGCATTGAAGCGCAGTACCTGCAGCGGCAGCAGAATTTCAGCCGGCAGCAGAAAATCAAGACCATCGACGGCATTCAGGCCAAGCAGGACAACACCGCGGCCTATATGGAAAAGTTCCGGCAGAAAGTGGAGTTCTACGGCAACCGCTATTATCCGGACAGCGCCAAGCAGCAGAATCTGGCCGGAGAAGTCCGCCTGATGGTGATTCTGAACCAGAACGGCGGCATCCGCGCCATCCGCTTAATTGAAAGTTCCGGGCACAGCATTCTGGATGAGGCGGCCAAAACTTCGGTGCGCAAGGCCGCGCCTTTTGGCGGATTTGACGCCAAAATGAAGGATATTTCCGAGCTGCGGATTGTGCGGACGTGGCGCTTCGACCCGGCAGAAGCGGAATTTGAAGTGCATTGA
- the ybeY gene encoding rRNA maturation RNase YbeY, producing MKLNLSLQQEVQAPELVLKRAYVKKVIETALRHIDAGQDCEIGIACVGNDESHKLNLEYRGKDKPTNVLSFPGDVPEEVLAMLDALPLGDLVICIPVVLQEAVEQQKTPMEHFTHMLVHGALHLMGYDHETSDADAEEMEALEIQILAKLGFENPYQEQ from the coding sequence TTGAAACTCAACCTTTCCCTGCAGCAGGAGGTTCAGGCGCCTGAACTGGTCCTGAAACGCGCCTATGTTAAAAAAGTCATTGAAACCGCTTTGCGCCATATTGATGCCGGCCAGGACTGCGAAATCGGCATCGCCTGCGTCGGCAATGACGAAAGCCATAAGCTGAATCTGGAATACCGCGGCAAAGACAAGCCGACCAATGTGCTGTCTTTTCCCGGCGATGTGCCGGAAGAAGTGCTGGCGATGCTGGACGCGCTGCCGCTGGGCGATCTGGTGATCTGCATTCCTGTGGTGCTGCAGGAAGCTGTTGAGCAGCAAAAAACGCCTATGGAGCATTTCACCCATATGCTGGTGCACGGCGCGCTGCATTTAATGGGCTATGACCATGAAACTTCCGATGCAGACGCTGAAGAAATGGAAGCTTTGGAAATTCAGATCTTAGCCAAACTCGGCTTTGAAAATCCTTATCAGGAACAGTAA
- a CDS encoding PhoH family protein, whose product MTAAIRRTVTFPGVSLDRLQSMLGAYNGHLKQIEQRLEVKISHRGDAFFIDGEIDAVERAEGLLHRLHEESESSSQISADTLHMMIQGSQTDRELQEDMEGQEHTGLEDIYLQTRKGRINPRGANQKRYVQRILNSDISFGIGPAGTGKTYLAVAAAVDMLERNEIQRILLVRPAVEAGEKLGFLPGDLTQKIDPYLRPLYDALYEMLGFEKVAKLIERQVIEVAPLAYMRGRTLNHSFVILDEAQNTTPEQMKMFLTRLGFGSRAVITGDITQVDLPRGQQSGLSHALRVIEKISEIHITRFHSRDVVRHQLVQKIVEAYEGWDSEQQRLSAAARAERKALQEALIADNDAKADAQD is encoded by the coding sequence TTGACTGCAGCGATTCGGCGTACAGTAACATTTCCTGGCGTTTCACTTGACCGTTTGCAAAGCATGCTTGGCGCATACAACGGTCATTTGAAGCAAATTGAACAGCGTTTAGAAGTCAAAATTTCCCATCGGGGCGATGCCTTTTTTATTGATGGCGAAATCGATGCGGTAGAGAGAGCCGAAGGCCTTCTGCACCGCCTGCATGAAGAATCAGAAAGCTCCAGCCAGATCAGCGCAGATACCCTGCATATGATGATCCAGGGCAGCCAGACCGACCGTGAGCTGCAGGAGGATATGGAGGGCCAGGAGCATACTGGGCTGGAAGATATATACCTGCAGACCCGCAAAGGGCGCATCAACCCGCGCGGCGCCAACCAGAAGCGCTATGTGCAGCGCATTCTGAACAGCGACATTTCCTTCGGCATCGGCCCTGCCGGCACAGGCAAAACCTACCTTGCCGTAGCGGCCGCGGTCGACATGCTGGAACGCAACGAAATCCAGCGCATCCTGCTGGTGCGTCCTGCGGTTGAAGCCGGTGAAAAGCTCGGCTTCCTGCCGGGCGATTTAACCCAGAAGATTGACCCTTACCTGCGCCCGCTGTATGACGCCTTATACGAAATGCTCGGCTTTGAAAAAGTCGCCAAGCTGATTGAGCGCCAGGTGATTGAAGTCGCGCCGCTGGCCTATATGCGCGGCCGCACCCTGAACCACTCATTTGTGATTCTGGACGAAGCGCAGAACACCACGCCTGAGCAGATGAAAATGTTCCTGACCCGCCTGGGCTTCGGCTCGCGCGCCGTCATTACCGGCGACATCACGCAGGTTGACCTGCCGCGCGGCCAGCAGTCCGGCCTGTCGCATGCCTTGCGCGTGATTGAAAAAATCAGCGAAATTCACATTACCCGTTTCCATTCCCGCGATGTGGTGCGCCATCAATTGGTTCAGAAAATTGTTGAAGCCTACGAGGGATGGGACAGCGAACAGCAGCGCCTCAGCGCTGCGGCCCGTGCCGAACGCAAGGCGCTTCAGGAAGCTCTGATTGCTGACAATGACGCCAAAGCCGACGCACAGGACTAA
- a CDS encoding DUF2789 family protein, with amino-acid sequence MLNQNKPSLALLFSQLGLANSPAAIELYVRTHQLSASQNLHDAPFWNKAQRDFLISHLVQDDDWAIWIDELNQQLHMDAYRLQPA; translated from the coding sequence ATGCTCAATCAGAATAAACCATCCTTAGCGTTGCTGTTTTCACAACTGGGGTTAGCCAACAGTCCGGCCGCCATTGAGCTGTATGTGCGCACGCATCAGCTTTCCGCTAGTCAGAACCTGCATGATGCGCCGTTCTGGAACAAGGCGCAGCGCGATTTCCTGATCAGCCATTTAGTGCAGGATGATGACTGGGCCATTTGGATTGACGAACTGAATCAGCAGCTGCATATGGATGCCTATAGGCTGCAGCCGGCCTGA
- a CDS encoding malate dehydrogenase: MKQPVRVAVTGAAGQIGYSLLFRIASGEMLGKDQPVILQLLEVPFEKAQAALKGVMMELDDCAFPLLAGMVGTDDPKVAFKDADYALLVGSRPRGPGMERADLLKVNGEIFIGQGQALNEVASRDVKVLVVGNPANTNAYIAMKSAPDLPAKNFTAMLRLDHNRALTQLAQKAGVAVSDIETMTVWGNHSPTMYADYRFATVNGESLKDKINDAAWNKDVFLPTVGKRGAAIIEARGLSSAASAANAAIDHMRDWALGTNGKWVTMGIPSDGSYGIPEGVMFGFPVTTENGEYKIVQGLEIDEFSRERINFTLNELEEERAAIADMVK; encoded by the coding sequence ATGAAGCAACCCGTTCGTGTTGCCGTTACAGGCGCTGCTGGTCAAATTGGTTATAGCTTATTATTCCGCATCGCAAGCGGAGAGATGTTAGGCAAAGATCAGCCGGTTATTTTGCAATTGTTAGAAGTTCCTTTTGAGAAAGCTCAAGCTGCGCTTAAAGGCGTAATGATGGAATTGGACGACTGCGCTTTCCCATTGTTGGCAGGCATGGTTGGTACTGATGATCCTAAAGTTGCATTCAAAGATGCTGACTATGCGTTATTGGTTGGTTCACGTCCGCGCGGCCCTGGCATGGAACGTGCTGACTTGCTGAAAGTGAACGGCGAAATCTTCATTGGCCAAGGCCAAGCGCTGAACGAAGTTGCTAGCCGTGACGTTAAAGTGCTTGTTGTAGGCAACCCTGCAAACACTAACGCTTACATCGCTATGAAATCTGCTCCAGACCTTCCAGCGAAAAACTTCACAGCAATGCTGCGTCTTGACCACAACCGCGCGTTGACTCAGCTTGCTCAAAAAGCCGGTGTTGCAGTTTCTGACATCGAAACTATGACTGTTTGGGGCAACCACTCTCCAACGATGTATGCTGACTACCGTTTTGCAACAGTAAACGGCGAAAGCTTGAAAGACAAAATCAACGATGCGGCTTGGAACAAAGATGTGTTCCTTCCTACCGTTGGCAAGCGCGGCGCTGCGATCATTGAAGCGCGCGGCCTGTCTTCAGCTGCGTCTGCTGCAAACGCTGCCATTGACCACATGCGCGACTGGGCGCTTGGCACCAACGGCAAATGGGTAACAATGGGTATCCCTTCTGACGGCTCTTACGGCATTCCTGAAGGCGTGATGTTCGGTTTCCCTGTAACAACTGAAAACGGCGAATACAAAATCGTTCAAGGCCTTGAAATCGACGAATTCAGCCGTGAGCGCATCAACTTCACGCTGAACGAGTTGGAAGAAGAACGCGCAGCGATTGCTGACATGGTTAAATAA